TTGATCGAAGGTTATCTATTGATCCCCGTATTGAAAGGTTTTAAGACCGATAAGGAGAAGTTCGTAGGTGCACTATATACCACAACATTAGAGTCGGTCATGCCGGATGGAAAGGTTTTACAGATGGGTACCTCTCACAACCTCGGTCAAAATTTCTCAAAACCTTTCGATATTAAATTCATCGGTAGGGATGGGAAGACACATTACGTGTGGCAGACATCGTGGGGAATCTCCTGGCGCCTCATAGGTGCGGTGATAATGGTTCATGGAGATGATAAAGGCCTTATCCTACCTCCAAAGGTCGCTTCTATTCAGGTAGTAATAGTACCGATATTTTACAATAAAGAGGAGAAGAGAGGAGTAGAGGCGAAGGGAAGGGAGTTATATGAGCTTCTACGCAGAGCGAGATTGAGAGTGATCTTCGATGATCGTGAACATTATACGCCAGGATGGAAGTTCAATGAATGGGAATTAAAGGGTGTTCCTTTAAGGGTCGAAATCGGCCCTCGTGATCTTCGTGAAGGAAAAGTTACATTGGTACGTAGAGATACATTTGAGAGAGTAGTTGTAAAGGAAGCAGATCTATTACATGAAGTAAGGAGAGTTTTAAGAGAGATCGAAAAGAATCTTTACAATAGAGCTAAAGCACATTTGAATAATAGTATTCATACCGTAAAGGATTATGATGAGTTTAAAAGAATTTTAGAGAGTAAGGGTGGGTTTTTGAGGGCATGTTGGTGCCAAAGGGCAGTATGTGAAGAAAAGATAAAGGAAGAGACGGGGGCTGATATTCGCCTTATACCACTCAAAAGGGAGAAGGTCTTCTCGAATTGCATCTACTGTGGAGAGAAGGCGAAGGTCGTTGCATACTTTGGTAAAGCTTATTAGTGATAAAGACTTCATAAATTCTATAAAATGTGTTCATCACCAATTTGATATTTGAGAAATGATATCGCTATTAACTTTCTGGTTATGGTTGGATGCCAACCTCATCACCTATGGTTATATTGGTGTCTTCGTATCCAGCCTCCTCACACACTTTATGATCTTCGTACCTGCGCCCTACCTTATACCAGTAGCCCTTACCAGCCTTAACCCATCATTCGATCCACTATTGGTCGCTTTATCGAGTGCGAGTGGTGCTACTATAGCGAAGACGGTAGTATTCAGGGTGAGTTATGAAGGCCAAAGGCTACTCGATGAAAGAACTAGGAAGAAGATTAAACCACTTCAAACGCTAATCGGGAAGTATGGTTGGATCGCGGCATTTTTAGCCGCTGCTACACCGATTCCAGACGATATCGTTTATATAACGTTAGGCTTCACAAAGTATAGCCTTTGGCGTTTTATCATCGCAACCTTTTCCGGGAAGATGATCCTTATAAGTATAGTGGCCTTTGGTGTACGAATCTTCGGGATAACGTTCATCGAGCCCTTTCTTAAAGAGGGTGTCGAGCCCACATCGATCATAATCTTAGCATCACTCTTTTTAATTATAGCCGTTATGATTATCTATGCAATAATTAAGATCGATTGGGCGAAGCTCCTTAGAAGATGGCTACCATATCAAGACGAAGTGTAGAAAGGCTTATGGGATCAGTAAGATATAAAATTTAAGAAGCCAATATGAGGGTTTTCGCCGATCTGCACATTCACTCAAAGTACAGTGCGGCGACGAGTGTAAATATGGATATCAATACGATAGTCTTTTACGCGATGCTAAAGGGGCTTCGACTCATCGGCACGGGAGATATTACACACCCAAAATGGTTTAAAGAAGTTTCAGAGTTATTAATACCAGATGATGATACAAACCTTTTAAAATTGAAAGAGAAACCACAATTGCCTATACGTTTTATGATAACTACAGAGGTCGCTACAGTCTATTCCGATGCTGGTAAAATTCGTAAAATTCACCATCTACTCTTAATTCCATCGTTAGAAGTGGCCGCACAAGTCTCAGACGTATTGGGAAGGAGTGGTGATTTGAGTATCGATGGTAGACCGGTCTTATCTCTTACATCACCAGAACTCGTTGAGAAGATGGTACAAATCTCTAAGCTCATCGAAATCATCCCAGCACATATATGGACACCTTGGTGGAGTATTCTTGGTGCCAATAGCGGATATGATTCTATAGAGGAGTGTTACGCTGATCAGGTTCATCACATTCACGCATTGGAGACCGGTCTTTCGAGCGATCCTCCGATGAATTGGAGGGTGAGTAAACTCGATCGGTACACATTGGTCTCAAATAGCGATAGCCACTCTCCCCACCCATACCGCTTAGGCCGTGAGGCGAATATTTTTGAGTTGAAGGAATTGAGTTACATAGAGGTTTTGAATGCGATTCGTACAAAAGATCCCAAAAGGTTCCTCTCCACAATAGAGACGAAGCCCGAATATGGTAAATATCATTACAGTGGCCATAGAGATTGTGAAGTATCGATGTCGGGTATCGATGCGATCAAGCATGGTGGTAAATGCCCGAAGTGTGGGAAGGCATTAACAAAAGGTGTCGAGCAGAGGGTGGAGGAGCTCGCCGATAGACCCCAAGGCTACATACTTAAAGATGTACCTCGGTTTCACCACTTACTCCCATTACATGAAGTCATCGCTACCGTCATCGGTGCTTCAAACCCTTCCGTAAAGAATGTTCAGTCGATTTACGATAACCTCATCAAAGCTTTTGGAGACGAATTTTCTGTTATGATATTTGCACCTTTGGCCGAGATCGAGAGGGTGGCTGGGAGAGAGATGGCGATAGCTATACAGGCAGTTAGAGAAGATAGTATCAAAGTGATACCTGGTTATGATGGTCTTTACGGTCGAATAGTGATAGAGCCCCTACAAAAGAAACTTCTATGAAATTAAATCACTATTCTATCCTCTACAGTAGAATATTTACGTGACCTTTATGTAACCTAATACGGTTGCTATCGATAACTTATCTAGGTTTCAGATACGATCTTTCCGGCCTTCGCTACATTTTCCTTTGATATCTCATGAAGGAAGATCGTAACTGCTTCGGGTTTTACATCGAGGCTCTTCACAATCGCATCGGTCACATTCTTCACAAGGTTGCGCTTCTGCTCCTTCGTCCTACCTTCGTACATGTGTATGTGGACTGTAGGCATGACCTAAATTTAATGAAATTACATATATAAGAGTTTTGTAATCGATGGTAAAAGTGGGAAGCTGTAAACCATTAATGAATGATAAAGTCAAATATGAGCTATGCATAGATGCATAGATGTAGTAGCATATTAAAGAGAGTTGTATCAAAAAGTTAATGGAGACTCGGGATGGATTATGGAGAGAATTTTAAGTTCTGAAGTGGTATATCGGGGCAAGCTCTTTCGAGTAAAAAGAGATGAGTTGAGGATGGTAACTGGGCGCAGGGTCGTGCGTGAAGTTGTAGAGCATCCGGGAGCTGTTGCTATAGTGCCTTTACTCGATGATAGTGTAGTAATGGTTGAACAGTACCGCCATCCAGCTGGTAAAACCCTATTGGAGATACCTGCTGGAACTTTGATGGAAGGAGAGAGTCCAGAAGAATGTGCGAGGAGAGAATTGATGGAAGAGGTTGGAATGGAGGCTGAGAAGTTAGAGAAGATCTTTCAATGCTACCTTGCACCCGGCTACAGTACGGAGATCATACACATCTTCGTGGCGAAGGGTTTGAAGAAGGTTGAGGCCAAACCAGAGTTAGATGAGCATATCAAGATAGTACGATTGAAGTTCTCTACAGTTATCGATATGATAAAGATGGGTAAGATAGAGGATGCAAAGACCGTATGTGCCATCCTCCTTTTAAAAGATATGAAATTCGAGATATAGAGCTCGATTCCTAACGAGTATGTTGAATCTATTTAAAGGCGATAGGGATTGGTT
This genomic stretch from Nitrososphaerales archaeon harbors:
- a CDS encoding VTT domain-containing protein; translation: MISLLTFWLWLDANLITYGYIGVFVSSLLTHFMIFVPAPYLIPVALTSLNPSFDPLLVALSSASGATIAKTVVFRVSYEGQRLLDERTRKKIKPLQTLIGKYGWIAAFLAAATPIPDDIVYITLGFTKYSLWRFIIATFSGKMILISIVAFGVRIFGITFIEPFLKEGVEPTSIIILASLFLIIAVMIIYAIIKIDWAKLLRRWLPYQDEV
- the proS gene encoding proline--tRNA ligase, encoding MSKEIGITVKKTEDFSEWYTQVVVKAELIDYSFIKGFIVLRPYGYAIWENIKNIFDRMIKRLGHQNAYFPVFIPESLLRKEEEHFKGFTPEVFWVTHAGDTPLSERLAVRPTSETIAYASYAKWIRSWRDLPLLLNFWNSVLRAEIKSTKPFIRTSEFLWQEGHTAHETKEDADREVMRILELYRRLIEGYLLIPVLKGFKTDKEKFVGALYTTTLESVMPDGKVLQMGTSHNLGQNFSKPFDIKFIGRDGKTHYVWQTSWGISWRLIGAVIMVHGDDKGLILPPKVASIQVVIVPIFYNKEEKRGVEAKGRELYELLRRARLRVIFDDREHYTPGWKFNEWELKGVPLRVEIGPRDLREGKVTLVRRDTFERVVVKEADLLHEVRRVLREIEKNLYNRAKAHLNNSIHTVKDYDEFKRILESKGGFLRACWCQRAVCEEKIKEETGADIRLIPLKREKVFSNCIYCGEKAKVVAYFGKAY
- a CDS encoding 2-hydroxymuconate tautomerase family protein; the protein is MPTVHIHMYEGRTKEQKRNLVKNVTDAIVKSLDVKPEAVTIFLHEISKENVAKAGKIVSET
- a CDS encoding endonuclease Q family protein, with translation MRVFADLHIHSKYSAATSVNMDINTIVFYAMLKGLRLIGTGDITHPKWFKEVSELLIPDDDTNLLKLKEKPQLPIRFMITTEVATVYSDAGKIRKIHHLLLIPSLEVAAQVSDVLGRSGDLSIDGRPVLSLTSPELVEKMVQISKLIEIIPAHIWTPWWSILGANSGYDSIEECYADQVHHIHALETGLSSDPPMNWRVSKLDRYTLVSNSDSHSPHPYRLGREANIFELKELSYIEVLNAIRTKDPKRFLSTIETKPEYGKYHYSGHRDCEVSMSGIDAIKHGGKCPKCGKALTKGVEQRVEELADRPQGYILKDVPRFHHLLPLHEVIATVIGASNPSVKNVQSIYDNLIKAFGDEFSVMIFAPLAEIERVAGREMAIAIQAVREDSIKVIPGYDGLYGRIVIEPLQKKLL
- a CDS encoding NUDIX hydrolase yields the protein MERILSSEVVYRGKLFRVKRDELRMVTGRRVVREVVEHPGAVAIVPLLDDSVVMVEQYRHPAGKTLLEIPAGTLMEGESPEECARRELMEEVGMEAEKLEKIFQCYLAPGYSTEIIHIFVAKGLKKVEAKPELDEHIKIVRLKFSTVIDMIKMGKIEDAKTVCAILLLKDMKFEI